The following coding sequences are from one Musa acuminata AAA Group cultivar baxijiao chromosome BXJ1-6, Cavendish_Baxijiao_AAA, whole genome shotgun sequence window:
- the LOC135677867 gene encoding G-type lectin S-receptor-like serine/threonine-protein kinase SD2-5: MSSTNTDGMSSGIPAGIIATFVVVAVLSVFGTIVVAVLVYRYFSKHGLPSINFYAPTTAAPPTTIPIPNGETTVENFLNELAGEKPIRFWPQQLAGFTRNYATKLGSGGFGSVYKGELPNGLPVAVKVLSGSLGKRVEEQFMAEVGTIGRTHHINLVRLFGFCFDPKVRALVYEYMENGSLDRYLFDRINRTTDWKTLHEIAIGTARGIRYLHEECQQRIIHYDIKPGNILLDSNFNPKVADFGLAKLMKRENTHLSMPGGRGTPGYAAPEMWMPSPVTHKCDVYSFGMLHFEIVGRRRNFDGDVTESQQWFPKIVYDKFESGALAEIVSSCGIEEEIDREKAERVLKAALWCVQYTAEARPPMSKVVMMLEGEMEITPPTNPFQRLYASGAGLDLWGEGGSDFTSTSVSETTPIMRKYDIERETA; the protein is encoded by the exons ATGTCCTCAACAAACACCGACGGAATGTCTTCTGGCATCCCTGCTGGAATCATCGCTACATTCGTCG TGGTTGCAGTGTTGTCTGTTTTCGGGACGATCGTCGTCGCCGTGCTGGTCTACAGGTACTTCAGCAAACACGGATTGCCATCGATCAACTTCTACGCACCAACAACAGCCGCACCACCGACTACGATTCCGATTCCGAATGGGGAAACGACGGTGGAGAACTTTCTCAATGAACTGGCCGGAGAGAAACCCATCAGGTTTTGGCCGCAGCAGCTCGCAGGCTTCACCCGCAATTACGCCACCAAGCTGGGATCCGGCGGTTTCGGATCGGTCTACAAGGGGGAACTCCCCAACGGCCTTCCGGTGGCCGTCAAGGTCCTCAGCGGAAGCTTGGGTAAGAGAGTCGAGGAGCAGTTCATGGCGGAAGTGGGGACGATCGGAAGAACGCACCACATCAACCTCGTCAGGCTCTTCGGCTTCTGCTTCGATCCCAAGGTGCGAGCGCTCGTCTACGAGTACATGGAGAACGGCTCGCTCGACAGGTACTTGTTCGACAGGATTAATCGGACGACGGACTGGAAGACGCTTCATGAGATCGCGATCGGCACAGCCCGAGGAATCAGATACCTGCACGAGGAGTGccaacagaggatcatccactacgACATCAAGCCGGGGAACATCCTCCTCGACTCCAACTTCAACCCGAAGGTGGCGGACTTCGGGCTAGCAAAGCTGATGAAGAGGGAGAACACTCACCTGAGCATGCCGGGAGGGCGAGGGACTCCCGGCTACGCCGCGCCGGAGATGTGGATGCCGTCTCCGGTCACGCACAAGTGCGACGTTTACAGCTTCGGCATGCTGCATTTTGAGATAGTCGGGCGGCGGAGGAACTTCGACGGTGATGTGACGGAGAGCCAGCAGTGGTTCCCCAAAATAGTCTACGACAAGTTCGAGAGCGGAGCGTTGGCGGAGATTGTGTCGAGCTGCGGAATCGAGGAGGAAATTGACAGAGAGAAGGCGGAGAGAGTGTTGAAGGCGGCTCTGTGGTGCGTCCAGTACACTGCAGAAGCCAGGCCTCCCATGAGCAAGGTAGTGATGATGTTGGAAGGGGAGATGGAGATCACTCCACCAACGAATCCATTTCAGCGTCTCTACGCATCAGGTGCTGGTCTCGATTTGTGGGGTGAAGGTGGCTCGGATTTCACATCAACAAGCGTCAGTGAAACCACTCCCATCATGAGGAAATATGATATAGAAAGAGAAACTGCGTAG
- the LOC103989526 gene encoding AP2-like ethylene-responsive transcription factor At1g79700 has product MVASFPRPSLPLLHTSLSLLPMGVTAMGKNQKKDTSSSSSSHSNGSDGVKVKRTKRSATRDSSRLQRSSVYRGVTRHRWTGRFEAHLWDKNSWNKSQNKKGKQVYLGAYGDEEAAARAYDLAALKYWGHNTILNFPISTYQEELEKMEGQSKEEYIGSLRRKSSGFSRGVSRYRGVARHHHSGKWEARLGRVFGNKYLYLGTYATQEEAAAAYDMAAIEHRGLSAVTNFDLSRYVEWLRPSTDAHAAAFQSHQVADTRPEGAMTASPALGLLLQSSSKSERRSPERKSPPQPPPPYLSSSRPSKCSFPEDIQTYFECQDSEFYLEGEDSNFWGSTTFIDL; this is encoded by the exons ATGGTGGCTTCCTTTCCAAGaccctctcttcctctcctccacaCATCACTCTCGCTCCTCCCCATGGGTGTCACTGCGATGGGCAAGAACCAAAAGAAAGACACCAGTAGTAGCAGCAGCAGTCACAGCAATGGCAGTGACGGTGTGAAGGTGAAGAGAACCAAGAGAAGTGCTACAAGGGATTCATCTCGTTTGCAGCGTAGCTCAGTTTACCGTGGCGTCACGAG GCATCGGTGGACGGGACGATTCGAGGCTCATTTGTGGGATAAGAACAGCTGGAATAAATCCCAGAACAAGAAAGGGAAACAAG TTTATCTTG GAGCTTATGGTGATGAGGAAGCAGCAGCTCGTGCGTATGACTTGGCAGCCTTGAAGTATTGGGGCCATAACACCATCCTCAACTTTCCA ATATCAACATACCAAGAAGAGCTGGAGAAGATGGAAGGCCAGTCCAAGGAGGAATACATTGGATCATTGAGGAG GAAAAGCAGTGGGTTCTCAAGAGGCGTCTCCAGATATAGAGGTGTTGCAAG GCATCATCACAGTGGGAAATGGGAAGCTCGGCTTGGCCGCGTGTTTGGCAACAAGTATCTCTACCTTGGAACATAtg CGACGCAGGAGGAGGCAGCGGCTGCGTACGACATGGCGGCCATCGAGCACCGCGGCCTTAGCGCCGTCACCAACTTCGATCTCAGCCGGTACGTGGAGTGGCTTCGCCCGAGCACCGACGCCCATGCTGCTGCCTTCCAGTCCCACCAGGTTGCCGATACAAGACCCGAGGGAGCAATGACTGCATCGCCTGCGCTTGGCCTGTTACtgcagtcatcgtcaaagtcggaGAGGAGGTCACCAGAACGTAAATCACCGCCACAACCACCGCCACCATACCTGAGTAGTAGTAGGCCCTCCAAGTGCAGCTTCCCGGAGGACATACAGACATACTTCGAGTGCCAGGACAGTGAATTCTACCTTGAGGGAGAAGACTCCAACTTTTGGGGCAGTACCACATTCATTGACCTGTGA